DNA from Terriglobales bacterium:
CCGCCAGCCGGGTCTCGATCTCCACGACTGTCTTGGCGTCGGCTGCGGCCTTTTCCGGGGAGTCGCCCAGCATCCCGAACATCTTCTCCAGGTGCTCCAGGTACTGCTTGCGATTCTCGACAAACCTGGGATCGTCCTTGAGGTAGTAATCCCGATCGGGCAAGCTCAGACCGCGCTGATCGGTTACGGCGATGACTTCAGTGGCGTCCTTGAAGTCCTGTTCGGAGTCGGTGCGGAACAAGGCGTTCACGCCCGACCGGTGCAAGTCCGCGAGCAACGCCGGCAACTCGGCCTTGCTCTTGAGGGCGGCAATGCGCTGGAGTTCGGGCGAGATAGGCTTGAAGCCCTGCGCGTCTGCGGCCTTCTCATCCATGCACGCCGCGTAGAACGTTCCGACTTGCTGCTCCACCGCACTGGCCCCGGTCTTCTTGGCCGCGGCCTTGTCCAGGATGTCGCGCAGGACTTCGTTGTTCCGTTCCTGAAGTTCGCTGCCCCGTCCCCAACTGGAGCGGTCGGCGGGGATCGGGTTCTTGGCGCGCCAGCCGCCGCAGGAGTACTGATAGAAGTCGGTGCAGGGGTCAACGCTGCGGTCCATCGCATCCAGACTGAAACCGCGCGCCGGGCCGCTCTTCTCCCCCTGGGCGGCAGCGGTGAGCGCTGCCAGAATCAACGTGAACGCAAGTGCAAGTGTGGTTCGCATGGATCTCCTCATATCAGTTTGGCGCGCAAGGCTCAGAACAGCTTGAAGCGAATGGTCAGGTACTTCTTCGGGTTTTCGCGTACCGCCTGGATCAGGTTGCGGGTTTCGACCAGCATCTGGTCGGCGTTGGTGTAAATCGAAGGATCGCGTAAGAGCTTTCCGGCGGTGCCCTCGCCGGCCTCCAGGCGGTCGGCGATCTGCGAGAGCCGGGTCACGGTGTTGTCCACCCGCTTGGCGAACTCTTCGTCACGAAGGATCTTGCCCATGGTTCCCTTGCCCGCCTCGACGTCGGTCATGACGCGGCTGGCCTTGGCCATGGTCTGCTCCGCCTGCTCGTAGAGCTTGGGATCGTTGATGAACTTACCGGCTGAGCCCTCGCCTCTCTCGATCTTGTCGATAATGCAGTTCAGCTTTTCCACCGAGGCATTGGCGCGGCGGTAGAGCTCTTCGTCCTTCAACAGCTTTCCGACTGTGCCTTCGCCACGGCTGACACCCCGCAGCAAGCTGCGGACCTCGTTCAGCGTCTCATTGGCCTTGTTGAAGAGAGTGGGGTCGTAGATGAACTTGCCGATCGAGCCCTCGCCGCGCTCCACCGCGGCCACGATGCGGTCCAGCCGTTTGAGCAGAACGTTCATGTTTTCCAGCGTGGTCTGGCTGGCGCGCACCACGTCCTGCAGGCCGGGCCGCTCTTCCGAGGGAAGGACGTCGCCGTCGGCGGCCTGCGGCCCTTTGGCCTCGGCGCTGAAGATATCGATATAGGTTTCGCCCAGTGCGCCGCGCGTGTTCAGCGAGGCGATCGAGTCCTTGCGCAGGCGCTCGTGATACATGGTGGAGAGCTTCATGGTCACCTCCACCGGTTGCTGGGGCCGACCCTGCACGATGCGGATGCCGGTGACGTTGCCGATGTCCACGCCCTGCAGGCTCACGGGCGCGCCCTGGCGCAGGCCTTCGGCGTTGTCGAAGTAGGCCTTGACCTCGATGGTGCCGCCGAACAGCCCGGTGGTGCCGGTGACCAGAAAAACGGCCACCGCCAGCACCGCGCTGGAGACCAGCACGGTGACTCCCACACGGAGCTCGGCCCATGTGACCTGCCTGCGGCTGGGCAACTTGCTCCTCCGGAGCCGGCGCGCCTGAGGACGAAACCGCGCGCGCCAGCAGAGCGCCGCATCATATCAGATGGAGTTTGCAGGCGTCAGCCCTCCGCGCGCCGCCACAGGGACGTAGCGGTGGCGGCCAGCGCATAGGCGGCAGCGCCGGTGGCCAGGGTTGCCCCCAATCCCCACTGGATGGCGATCACCACCGCCAGGG
Protein-coding regions in this window:
- a CDS encoding MlaD family protein, whose product is MPSRRQVTWAELRVGVTVLVSSAVLAVAVFLVTGTTGLFGGTIEVKAYFDNAEGLRQGAPVSLQGVDIGNVTGIRIVQGRPQQPVEVTMKLSTMYHERLRKDSIASLNTRGALGETYIDIFSAEAKGPQAADGDVLPSEERPGLQDVVRASQTTLENMNVLLKRLDRIVAAVERGEGSIGKFIYDPTLFNKANETLNEVRSLLRGVSRGEGTVGKLLKDEELYRRANASVEKLNCIIDKIERGEGSAGKFINDPKLYEQAEQTMAKASRVMTDVEAGKGTMGKILRDEEFAKRVDNTVTRLSQIADRLEAGEGTAGKLLRDPSIYTNADQMLVETRNLIQAVRENPKKYLTIRFKLF